The proteins below come from a single Mya arenaria isolate MELC-2E11 chromosome 8, ASM2691426v1 genomic window:
- the LOC128242548 gene encoding uncharacterized transmembrane protein DDB_G0289901-like, which yields MVWGSGGFGNSVDAGSNGGNWGSSSHGSGSWGSSGFSSGEPCGGNIGTGGFGSSSWGHCDRPDNADPLGTHSNMCVACNTTNWSNQGLMKPHYDESCPGCRRERSMAQMGSEQFGGYGSLEYAAGSMVLGSMYAYAQSEGGEEAEKKKSKFLGFLKKGKENIVPRIPKKGPPKLATTSLWGDKLLEKRNHPPNSKLSKMEKLKKTSSSIEEEAMETSMTSSTETGDFETISSDGQEGTISSPEVKGFKSLWDTQSKSKFGGPSLWGLGGNRKIRMANKSIFT from the coding sequence ATGGTGTGGGGTTCCGGTGGGTTTGGCAATTCCGTAGACGCCGGGAGCAATGGCGGGAACTGGGGATCATCGAGTCATGGAAGTGGAAGCTGGGGCAGCAGCGGGTTCAGTTCCGGTGAGCCATGTGGCGGGAACATCGGCACAGGAGGCTTCGGTTCGAGCAGCTGGGGACACTGCGACCGCCCGGACAACGCAGACCCGCTTGGAACGCATTCCAACATGTGCGTCGCCTGCAATACGACCAACTGGAGTAATCAGGGTCTCATGAAGCCACACTATGATGAGTCGTGTCCCGGGTGTCGCCGGGAACGCAGCATGGCGCAGATGGGCTCGGAACAGTTTGGCGGTTATGGCTCTCTTGAATATGCGGCCGGTTCTATGGTCCTTGGATCAATGTACGCGTATGCCCAAAGCGAAGGAGGCGAAGAAGCGGAGAAAAAGAAGTCGAAGTTTCTCGGCTTTctaaaaaaaggaaaagaaaacatCGTTCCACGGATTCCAAAGAAAGGCCCACCGAAACTCGCGACAACAAGCCTTTGGGGCGACAAATTGCTAGAAAAACGCAACCACCCTCCTAACAGTAAGTTATCGAAGATGGAAAAACTGAAAAAGACATCGTCGTCGATAGAGGAGGAGGCGATGGAAACAAGCATGACTTCATCCACAGAAACCGGCGACTTTGAAACAATAAGCTCCGATGGACAAGAAGGAACTATATCGAGCCCTGAAGTAAAAGGCTTCAAGAGTCTTTGGGACACACAGAGCAAATCGAAATTTGGCGGGCCAAGTTTGTGGGGGTTAGGCGGAAACAGAAAAATTCGCATGGCAAATAAAAGTATCTTTACTTAA